One genomic region from Drosophila busckii strain San Diego stock center, stock number 13000-0081.31 chromosome 3R, ASM1175060v1, whole genome shotgun sequence encodes:
- the LOC108602160 gene encoding FAM172 family protein homolog CG10038, with product MAYAPAGNSKQAIARLREFGYAFNEAGELRRIDAYTGRPGDKPFIFEISKSQAENQAHYEKLADQIPEIVYELLERNGLSRTYIPLGMPPDRSTFIFTSALKGCKKLLVLIHGSGYVRAGQWARSLVINNSLDHGTQLPYIQRAQKLGYDIVVTNTNDNDRTIDGQSMPIKGVENAHKHAAYVWKHIVMPAKPESVAIVAHSFGGLVVRDLAEEYSDFFREKVFAIALTDPTISTAPACCKKYFLDVTCNWVSSNKPLDAEVARAHASEYIKCVSAGHPKHEWSSYSAMESVIKFIEDKYEQRVHAK from the exons atGGCCTATGCTCCAGCGGGTAACAGTAAGCAAGCTATAGCACGCTTACGTGAATTTGGATATGCTTTTAATGAAG ccGGCGAATTGCGAAGAATAGATGCATATACTGGCAGACCTGGTGATAAGCCTTTTATATTCGAGATAAGCAAAAGTCAGGCAGAGAATCAAGCGCATTATGAGAAACTAGCCGACCAAATTCCAGAAATCGTCTATGAGTTGCTCGAGAGAAATGGCCTCAGCCGAACTTACATACCGCTTGGAATGCCGCCAGACCGCtccacatttatttttacaagtGCATTAAAGGGTTGCAAGAAGTTGCTGGTGCTAATCCATGGGAGTGGATATGTTCGCGCTGGTCAATGGGCCAGAAG CTTGGTAATCAATAACTCTCTGGATCATGGCACTCAGCTGCCGTATATTCAGCGCGCCCAGAAGCTTGGCTATGACATTGTTGTGACCAATACCAATGACAACGACCGCACCATAGATGGCCAGTCCATGCCCATAAAAGGTGTGGAAAATGCACACAAACATGCAGCTTATGTGTGGAAACATATTGTAATGCCAGCCAAGCCTGAGAGTGTTGCTATTGTGGCACACAGCTTTGGTGGGCTGGTCGTAAGAGATTTG GCTGAAGAGTATAGCGACTTCTTCAGGGAGAAGGTCTTTGCCATTGCTCTAACAGATCCAACCATAAGTACAGCGCCCGCTTGCTGTAAGAAATACTTTCTGGATGTAACCTGCAATTGGGTGTCCAGCAACAAGCCGCTGGATGCCGAAGTAGCTCGTGCTCATGCCAGCGAATATATCAAATGCGTATCAGCTGGACATCCCAAACACGAATGGTCCTCATACTCGGCCATGGAGTCTGTCATTAAGTTCATCGAAGATAAGTATGAGCAGCGTGTGCACGCCAAGTAG
- the LOC108604356 gene encoding apyrase, producing MKSPAFAYRELETESSPRAMYMRDWRSALRNPTYRIGNRTVRFNYHFALLVFCALALILLFLYARQGSRSSSDGYWLRSKNYADLKSLENSAAIAAYNATYPLTPPLVVRGGVISYRIGIIADLDTNSKVVKADGSVTWRSYLKKGYLTYTTSKNEIQISWDDGAPKILESGFALKGRGMELSELITFDGKLLSFDDRTGLIYEISNDKAIPWLILLDGDGHNAKGFKSEWAAVKQQTLYVGSMGKEWTTGSGEFENNNPMYVKAIKPTGEVRSLNWVDNFKQLRLQSKQIAWPGYMIHESGVWSQLHQRWFFLPRRCSKEKYNETRDELMGCNVLLSADDNFNSINTVQLDAANTAPSHGFSSFKFLPNTEDKIIVALKSEELNGKTSTFLTAFNIEGKTLLPELRIETEYKYEGFEFI from the exons ATGAAAAGCCCGGCGTTCGCGTACAGGGAACTGGAAACTGAAAGCTCGCCTCGCGCAATGTATATGCGCGACTGGCGGTCAGCCCTGCGAAATCCAACGTATCGTATTGGCAACCGCACAGTTCGCTTCAACTATCATTTTGCATTGCTGGTGTTTTGTGCGTTGGCACTCATTTTGCTGTTTCTGTATGCGCGCCAAGGATCCAGATCCTCATCCGATGGCTACTGGCTGCGCAGTAAAAATTACGCAGACCTCAAGAGTTTGGAAAACAGTGCAGCGATAGCAGCTTACAATGCAACGTATCCACTGACGCCACCGCTAGTGGTACGTGGTGGTGTTATCAGTTATCGTATTGGCATCATAGCTGATTTAGATACAAACTCCAAGGTTGTCAAGGCCGATGGTAGTGTGACGTGGCGCAGTTATCTAAAGAAAGGTTATCTAACTTATACAACTTCTAAGAATGAGATACAAATAAGCTGGGACGATGGCGCGCCTAAGATATTGGAGTCAGGCTTTGCGCTTAAGGGACGTGGTATGGAGCTCTCCGAACTAATAACATTCGATGGCAAACTGTTGAGCTTTGATGATCGCACGGGGCTCATTTATGAAATAAGCAATGACAAGGCCATACCCTGGCTGATATTACTAGACGGCGATGGACACAATGCCAAGGGCTTCAAATCCGAGTGGGCAGCGGTCAAGCAACAGACGCTGTACGTTGGTTCCATGGGCAAAGAGTGGACAACAGGCAGCGGCGAGTTTGAGAACAATAATCCCATGTACGTAAAAGCCATCAAGCCAACTGGTGAGGTGCGTTCGCTAAACTGGGTGGACAACTTCaagcagctgcgactgcagtCAAAACAGATCGCGTGGCCTGGCTACATGATACACGAGAGTGGCGTTTGGTCGCAACTGCATCAGCGCTGGTTCTTCCTGCCACGTCGCTGTTCCAAAGAAAA atACAACGAAACGCGTGATGAGCTCATGGGCTGCAATGTGCTGCTCTCCGCTGATGACAACTTCAACAGCATTAACACAGTACAATTGGATGCAGCGAACACTGCACCCTCGCATGGTTTCTCTAGCTTTAAGTTTCTGCCCAACACGGAggataaaataattgttgcactCAAGTCGGAGGAGCTCAACGGCAAGACTTCGACGTTTCTCACCGCCTTCAATATCGAGGGCAAAACTCTGCTGCCAGAGCTGCGAATTGAAACTGAGTACAAGTACGAGGGCTTTGAGTTCATCTAG
- the LOC108604355 gene encoding exonuclease 3'-5' domain-containing protein 2, whose translation MSTQATNRTKHLAVLAAGLGLVYVLARHRRSILGTLIRTCNLRFPLNLNHKRIEVINSVHESQSVIRELKSHCETFKVLGFDCEWITVGGSRRPVALLQLSSHKGLCALFRLCHMKQIPKDLRELLEDDNVIKVGVAPQEDAMKLSHDFGVGVASTLDLRFMAVMAGHKAEGLGKLSKTHLNFVLDKNWRLACSNWEAKQLEPAQLNYAANDALAAVAIFQKLSADLEPRHFWNLRAVKFDVVRNKIEPFLDVDFTKGYAASLALDRASSSSTHVLTAKPKPKIKKRQQCRFLGTQSKAFYDNCLLEAPDGELLCTIDRRKATWYLNQNLGTQINEQPFTVRLNFEPAGRAVGDVGRYYQTPKENQCVVCGRRDAYIRKNVVPREYRKHFPVVMKSHTSHDVLLLCPSCHQKSNISDHKIRTMLGNKCEAPPFKHSEGVCKYTEDKELKRVKSAGKALLLQGERIPSPKVAEMHKTLLDYYADETEISQELLRRAAELDCRVENEDYCQHGEKVVQMYCDKYGGLVELERLWREHFLHTMQPKFLPELWNVNHNASRLEVRASEGRVDNADLLVAGLEPVVKDSTTNAC comes from the exons ATGAGTACGCAGGCAACAAACAGAACCAAACATTTAGCCGTCCTGGCCGCAGGACTTGGACTGGTGTATGTCCTGGCGCGGCACAGACGTTCCATACTTGGGACCTTGATACGTACCTGTAATTTACGCTTCCCTTTGAATTTAAATCACAAACGCATTGAGGTCATCAACTCCGTGCACGAGTCCCAAAGCGTTATCCGCGAGCTGAAGAG TCATTGCGAGACGTTCAAGGTGCTGGGATTTGATTGCGAATGGATTACCGTTGGCGGCAGTCGCAGACCTGTGGCGCTGCTACAGTTAAGCTCCCACAAGGGTCTGTGCGCGCTTTTTCGACTCTGCCACATGAAGCAAATACCTAAAGATCTGCGCGAGCTGCTAGAGGATGACAATGTAATCAAAGTGGGCGTCGCACCACAGGAAGATGCCATGAAATTATCACATGACTttggtgtgggcgtggcaagcacTTTGGATCTACGTTTTATGGCCGTCATGGCCGGACATAAGGCTGAGGGCTTAGGCAAGCTGTCCAAAACACATTTAAACTTTGTGCTCGACAAGAACTGGCGTCTGGCCTGCTCCAACTGGGAGGCCAAGCAGCTGGAGCCCGCGCAACTAAACTACGCTGCCAACGATGCACTCGCCGCTGTGGCCATTTTTCAAAAACTGTCCGCAGATTTGGAGCCACGTCACTTTTGGAACCTGCGCGCTGTTAAATTTGACGTGGTGCGCAACAAAATTGAGCCATTTCTGGATGTAGACTTTACAAAAGGTTATGCTGCTAGCCTAGCCTTAGATCGTGCTTCCTCTTCGTCTACGCATGTACTCActgccaagcccaagcccaagatAAAGAAGCGTCAGCAATGTCGCTTTCTGGGCACACAGTCAAAGGCCTTTTATGACAACTGTCTGCTGGAGGCGCCAGATGGTGAACTACTGTGTACAATAGATCGCCGTAAGGCCACCTGGTACCTGAATCAAAACCTGGGCACACAAATCAATGAACAACCCTTTACCGTACGCCTTAACTTTGAGCCCGCTGGACGCGCAGTTGGTGATGTGGGTCGTTATTATCAGACGCCCAAGGAGAACCAGTGCGTCGTCTGTGGGCGCCGTGATGCATATATACGCAAAAATGTGGTGCCACGCGAATATCGCAAACACTTCCCAGTGGTCATGAAGTCGCACACCTCACACGacgtgctgctgctctgccccAGCTGCCATCAGAAGAGCAACATATCAGACCACAAAATACGCACAATGCTGGGCAATAAGTGCGAGGCGCCTCCTTTTAAGCACAGCGAGGGCGTCTGCAAGTACACCGAGGACAAAGAGCTCAA GCGTGTCAAATCCGCTGGCAAGGCGCTGCTTCTTCAGGGCGAGCGTATACCTAGCCCAAAGGTTGCTGAAATGCACAAGACTCTGCTGGATTACTATGCAGATGAAACGGAAATAAGCCAGGAGCTGCTGAGAAGGGCTGCTGAGCTCGATTGCCGCGTGGAGAATGAAGATTACTGCCAGCATGGTGAGAAAGTAGTGCAAATGTATTGCGATAAGTATGGCGGCCTCGTGGAATTGGAGCGACTGTGGCGCGAGCACTTTCTACACACTATGCAACCTAAGTTTCTACCTGAACTCTGGAATGTCAATCACAATGCCAGTCGCTTGGAAGTGCGTGCCAGCGAGGGACGCGTGGACAATGCTGATTTGCTTGTGGCAGGTCTGGAACCTGTTGTCAAAGACTCTACGACAAACGCTTGttga
- the LOC108602325 gene encoding solute carrier family 35 member G1: MPETFELHEFEDGTRPADAPNQWLERVKLRLNLPYLGIILATLSSLFFSLCSVIVKDLVDVNPMELATFRFVGVLLPAIPIVIYTKQPVFPEGKRIILLLRCFMGTTGLMLSFYAFRHMPLADASVIIFSTPVFVAIFARVFLKEPCSLFNVATINMTLVGVVLITRPPLIFGDEQPADAYDNEKYDYDIWGPIAALSSTLFGANVYILLRALKSLHFSVIMTNFGAIALIYTAIVCFAIGAVCWPACGRDRWLVVVLGIFSFVGQILLTLSLQVEQAGPVSLARCADIVFAFIWQIMFFGETPNGYSLLGAFLVITSVVLNGLKKWAMTQPRESKTRKRLRRLLLE, from the coding sequence ATGCCAGAAACCTTCGAACTGCATGAGTTCGAGGATGGGACTCGACCTGCTGACGCTCCAAATCAGTGGCTGGAGAGGGTCAAGCTGCGTTTGAATCTCCCTTATTTGGGAATTATACTGGCCACCTTATCCTCGCTATTCTTCTCGCTATGCTCGGTGATAGTCAAGGACCTAGTGGACGTGAATCCCATGGAGCTCGCCACCTTTCGCTTCGTAGGCGTGCTTTTACCTGCCATTCCCATAGTGATTTACACCAAGCAACCTGTGTTTCCGGAAGGCAAACGCAttattctgctgctgcgctgttttATGGGCACAACAGGACTCATGCTGAGCTTTTATGCCTTCCGGCATATGCCGCTTGCCGATGCCAGCGTCATAATATTCTCCACGCCTGTGTTCGTCGCCATCTTTGCACGCGTCTTTCTCAAGGAGCCGTGTAGTCTCTTCAATGTCGCCACCATCAACATGACGCTGGTGGGCGTGGTGCTCATCACCAGACCACCATTAATATTCGGAGACGAGCAGCCCGCTGATGCGTATGATAACGAGAAATATGACTACGATATTTGGGGTCCAATCGCTGCCCTATCATCCACGCTCTTCGGTGCCAACGTTTACATACTGCTGCGTGCTCTCAAAAGTCTGCACTTCTCCGTCATAATGACAAACTTTGGAGCTATAGCACTGATCTATACGGCCATCGTATGCTTCGCCATTGGCGCCGTATGCTGGCCAGCCTGTGGACGTGATCGCTGGTTGGTTGTCGTGCTTGGCATCTTTAGTTTTGTGGGGCAAATCCTCTTGACGCTGTCGCTTCAGGTGGAGCAGGCCGGCCCCGTGTCCCTTGCTCGATGTGCGGACATAGTTTTTGCCTTCATCTGGCAAATTATGTTCTTTGGCGAAACCCCCAACGGTTACTCACTACTTGGTGCTTTCTTGGTGATCACCTCGGTCGTTTTGAATGGTCTCAAGAAGTGGGCCATGACGCAGCCAAGGGAATCAAAGACGCGCAAACGACTGCGACGACTTCTGCTAGAGTAG